Proteins found in one Saccharopolyspora phatthalungensis genomic segment:
- a CDS encoding macrolide family glycosyltransferase: protein MEKHFVFVSMPATGHVNPTLPLVTELLRRGHRVSYAVGHEMASTVETTGAEVVELPTEMPKIPQQDQFGPQRLAGLMRFMLDDIQASFPMLEKRFHADKPDAVCFDVMTTIGRMLAEKLGVPEIALVPNFASNENFSLRDALSDSNAEFPVEVFAEFGRRIQQLGAEFGVHAYPPVGAPPAGLNLVFLPREFQLSADTFDQRFRFLGPLLGDRAEVPWQPRDPHAPLLFISLGTAFNNRPDFYRMCFAAFADSPWQVAMSTGQHLDASELGPVPANFDVRPSFPQPAVLRHAAVFLSHTGMNSTMESLHAGVPLVAVPQMPEQAANAARVEELGLGRRLNSGTLTAADLRAAVDEVAADEQVRAHLDGMRQIIHDCGGAVAGADALEEHLS from the coding sequence ATGGAAAAGCACTTCGTCTTCGTCAGCATGCCCGCCACGGGCCACGTCAACCCCACCCTGCCGCTGGTGACCGAACTGCTGCGGCGCGGCCACCGGGTCAGCTACGCCGTTGGTCACGAAATGGCCTCCACCGTGGAAACCACGGGCGCCGAGGTCGTCGAACTGCCCACCGAAATGCCGAAAATTCCGCAGCAGGACCAGTTCGGCCCGCAGCGGTTAGCGGGGCTGATGCGGTTCATGCTCGATGACATTCAGGCCAGCTTCCCGATGCTGGAGAAACGATTCCACGCCGACAAGCCGGATGCCGTGTGCTTCGACGTGATGACCACGATCGGACGCATGCTGGCCGAGAAACTCGGCGTGCCCGAGATCGCGTTGGTGCCCAACTTCGCCTCGAACGAGAACTTCTCGCTGCGCGATGCCCTCTCCGACAGCAACGCCGAGTTCCCCGTCGAGGTATTCGCCGAGTTCGGCCGTCGGATCCAGCAGCTGGGCGCCGAGTTCGGCGTGCACGCCTACCCGCCGGTCGGCGCGCCGCCCGCCGGACTGAACCTGGTGTTCCTGCCGCGCGAGTTCCAGCTCAGCGCGGACACCTTCGATCAGCGGTTCCGCTTCCTCGGCCCGTTGCTCGGTGACCGGGCCGAAGTACCCTGGCAGCCCCGCGATCCGCACGCCCCGCTGCTGTTCATCTCGCTGGGCACCGCGTTCAACAACCGCCCGGATTTCTACCGGATGTGCTTTGCGGCCTTCGCCGACAGCCCCTGGCAGGTCGCGATGTCCACCGGTCAGCACCTCGACGCGAGCGAGCTCGGCCCGGTCCCGGCCAATTTCGACGTGCGCCCCTCGTTCCCGCAGCCCGCAGTCCTGCGCCACGCCGCCGTCTTCCTGTCGCACACCGGCATGAACTCCACTATGGAATCCCTGCACGCCGGGGTGCCGCTGGTGGCCGTGCCGCAGATGCCCGAACAGGCCGCCAACGCCGCCCGCGTCGAAGAGCTCGGCCTCGGCCGCCGGCTGAACTCCGGCACCCTCACTGCCGCCGACCTGCGCGCCGCCGTCGACGAGGTGGCCGCCGACGAACAGGTTCGCGCCCACCTCGACGGGATGCGCCAGATCATTCACGATTGCGGCGGTGCCGTCGCCGGAGCCGATGCCCTGGAGGAACACCTGTCCTGA
- a CDS encoding CocE/NonD family hydrolase C-terminal non-catalytic domain-containing protein, with amino-acid sequence MRRVSFSCVFGFGLAEHAPSERQRAQFTARSEGLMFTLPAVEHDVEFTGPAAMKLFVSSSTEDADLFVTVHLFDPSGTEVLFSAASEPNAPVSQGWLRMSHREVDPELSLPYRSWHRHTTISPLVPGHIYEADVEIWPLSIVVPAGYRLGVSVRGQDYIHPAPGPARHAGQRTVLA; translated from the coding sequence TTGCGCAGAGTCTCCTTCTCGTGCGTGTTCGGGTTCGGCCTGGCCGAACACGCGCCGAGTGAACGGCAACGGGCGCAGTTCACCGCTCGTTCGGAAGGGTTGATGTTCACCCTGCCCGCGGTCGAGCACGACGTGGAGTTCACCGGCCCAGCGGCGATGAAGCTGTTCGTGTCCTCCAGCACCGAGGACGCGGACCTGTTCGTCACGGTGCACCTGTTCGACCCCAGCGGCACCGAGGTGCTGTTCTCCGCCGCGTCCGAGCCGAACGCACCGGTCTCCCAGGGCTGGTTGCGGATGTCGCACCGGGAAGTGGACCCCGAGTTGTCGCTGCCGTACCGGTCGTGGCACCGGCACACCACGATCTCGCCCCTGGTCCCGGGACACATCTACGAGGCCGACGTCGAGATCTGGCCGCTGTCCATCGTCGTTCCGGCCGGGTACCGCCTCGGCGTGTCGGTGCGCGGCCAGGACTACATCCACCCTGCCCCCGGGCCCGCACGGCATGCGGGGCAGCGGACCGTTCTGGCATGA
- a CDS encoding GDSL-type esterase/lipase family protein gives MNRQYDEPVPGSATTPRATAWISTPVTAELLRGALDLERTEHGALPHRLPARARAQCADGQLAMAEAQSSGVRLVFRTRAVAIELDTLRTKMAYRGAPPRPDGVYDLLVDGHLAGRGSVTGGNILMVDMATGSAETRPGPVGTVRFTGLPDREKDIEIWLPHNEITQLVALRTDAPVEAAAQAGRRVWLHHGSSISHGSNAASPTTTWPALAASLGGVDLINLGLSGSALLDAFTARALRDTPADLISVKIGINLVNSDLMRLRAFTPAVHGFLDTIRDGHPATPLLVVSPIHCPIHEDTPGPSAPDFSNLSTGTLQFRATGDPAERAAGKLTLNVIRDELGRIVKQRAADDPHLHYLDGRGLYGEADFAELPLPDQLHPDAATHRRIGERFAKLTFATGGPFAA, from the coding sequence ATGAACCGCCAGTACGACGAACCCGTGCCCGGCTCCGCGACCACGCCCCGGGCGACAGCCTGGATCAGCACTCCCGTCACCGCCGAACTCCTGCGCGGCGCGCTCGACCTGGAACGCACCGAGCACGGTGCGCTGCCGCATCGACTGCCTGCCCGGGCCCGCGCCCAGTGCGCCGACGGGCAGCTGGCCATGGCGGAGGCCCAGTCTTCCGGCGTACGGCTGGTGTTTCGTACGCGGGCCGTGGCCATCGAGTTGGACACGCTTCGCACCAAGATGGCCTACCGGGGCGCCCCGCCCCGTCCGGACGGCGTGTACGACCTGCTCGTCGACGGCCACTTGGCCGGCCGGGGCAGTGTGACCGGCGGCAACATCCTGATGGTGGACATGGCCACCGGGTCTGCGGAAACCCGGCCGGGACCGGTCGGCACCGTCCGGTTCACCGGTCTGCCCGACCGCGAGAAGGACATCGAGATCTGGTTGCCGCACAACGAGATCACCCAGCTGGTCGCCCTGCGCACCGACGCCCCCGTCGAGGCCGCAGCGCAGGCCGGCCGCAGGGTGTGGTTGCACCACGGCAGTTCGATCAGCCACGGTTCCAATGCCGCCAGCCCCACCACGACCTGGCCGGCGCTGGCCGCCTCGCTGGGCGGTGTGGACCTGATCAACCTCGGTCTGAGCGGCAGTGCCCTGCTCGATGCGTTCACCGCCCGCGCCCTGCGGGACACCCCCGCGGACCTGATCAGCGTCAAGATCGGCATCAACCTGGTCAACAGCGATCTGATGCGGCTGCGTGCCTTCACCCCGGCGGTGCACGGCTTCCTCGACACCATCCGCGACGGGCATCCTGCCACGCCGCTGCTGGTCGTCTCGCCCATTCACTGCCCCATCCATGAGGACACGCCCGGCCCCAGTGCCCCGGACTTCAGCAACCTCAGCACCGGGACGCTGCAGTTCCGGGCCACGGGCGACCCTGCGGAACGCGCTGCAGGGAAGCTGACGCTCAACGTCATCCGCGACGAACTGGGCCGCATCGTGAAGCAGCGGGCGGCCGATGATCCCCATCTGCACTACCTCGATGGCCGCGGCCTCTACGGCGAGGCGGACTTCGCCGAGCTCCCGCTGCCCGACCAGCTCCACCCGGACGCGGCCACACATCGCCGCATCGGCGAACGCTTCGCCAAGCTCACCTTCGCTACCGGCGGACCATTCGCCGCCTAG